Proteins from a genomic interval of Zonotrichia leucophrys gambelii isolate GWCS_2022_RI chromosome 5, RI_Zleu_2.0, whole genome shotgun sequence:
- the NUCB2 gene encoding nucleobindin-2 isoform X1 — protein MMYVNFCDLVSFQMKMLTVLPQQCLLLLTCLLMALEAVPIDIDKTKVKAEGHVEGEKVENPDTGLYYDEYLRQVIDVLETDKHFREKLQTADIEEIKSGKLSRELDLVSHHVRTRLDELKRQEVARLRMLIKAKMDSVQDTGIDHQALLKQFEHLNHQNPDTFEPKDLDMLIKAATSDLENYDKTRHEEFKKYEMMKEHERREYLKTLDEEKRKKEESKFEEMKKKHGDHPKVHHPGSKDQLKEVWEEADGLDPNEFDPKTFFKLHDVNNDGFLDEQELEALFTKELEKVYDPKNEEDDMVEMEEERLRMREHVMNEVDINKDRLVTLDEFLRATEKKEFLEPDSWETLDQQQLFTEDELKEFENHISQQEDELRKKAEELQKQKEELQRQHDQLQAQKQELQQVVKQMEQKKLQQGIPPAGPGGELKIQPPAEHKAADAAQHPAGGDQPLPPGHVQEAAVRTDPVHP, from the exons ATGATGTATGTTAATTTTTGTGACCTGGTCTCATTTCAGATGAAGATGTTAactgtgctgccccagcagtgtctgctgctgctgacatgTCTCCTAATGGCCTTGGAAGCTGTACCTATAGACATAGATAAGACGAAAGTCAAGGCAGAAGGCCATGTAGAAGGAGAGAAGGTAGAAAATCCA gatACAGGACTTTATTATGATGAATATCTCAGGCAAGTAATAGATGTCTTGGAAACTGATAAGCATTTCAGGGAGAAACTCCAGACTGCTGACATAGAAGAAATAAAG AGTGGAAAGCTAAGCAGAGAGCTTGATTTAGTCAGCCACCATGTGAGAACACGGCTGGATGAACTAAAGAGACAAGAGGTAGCAAGATTAAGAATGTTAATTAAAGCTAAAATGGATTCTGTTCAAG ACACTGGTATAGACCATCAGGCTCTCCTTAAGCAGTTTGAGCACCTGAACCATCAGAATCCTGACACCTTTGAACCTAAAGACTTGGATATGCTGATCAAAGCA GCTACAAGTGACCTGGAAAACTATGATAAGACTCGCCATGAGGAGTTTAAGAAATATGAGATGATGAAAGAGCACGAGAGGAGAGAGTATTTAAAAACACTGGatgaagaaaagaggaagaaggaagaatcCAAATTTgaggagatgaagaaaaagcatGGAGATCACCCTAAAGTTCACCATCCT GGAAGCAAAGATCAACTGAAAGAGGTGTGGGAAGAAGCAGATGGACTAGATCCTAATGAATTTGAccccaaaacatttttcaaattgCACG ATGTCAATAATGATGGTTTCCTGGATGAGCAAGAATTAGAAGCCCTATTTACTAAAGag ttagAAAAAGTTTATGATCCCAAGAATGAAGAGGATGACATGGTtgaaatggaagaagaaaggctgagaaTGAGAGAACATGTAATGAACGAG GTTGACATCAACAAGGACCGGCTAGTGACTTTGGATGAGTTCCTGCGAGctacagagaaaaaggaatttttggagCCAGATAGCTGGGAG ACACTAGATCAACAGCAGCTCTTCACCGAGGATGAGCTGAAGGAATTCGAAAATcacatttcccagcaggaagATGAACTTAGAAAGAAGGCAGAAGAACTTcagaaacagaaggaagagCTACAGAGGCAGCATGATCAGCTTCAGGCTCAGAAACAAGAGCTTCAGCAG GTTGTAAAACAGATGGAACAAAAGAAACTACAGCAAGGAATTCCTCCTGCAGGACCAGGTGGAGAACTGAAAATCCAACCCC ctgctgagcacaaagctgcagatgcagcacagcacccagcaggagGAGATCAGCCTTTACCACCAGGACACGTGCAAGAAGCAGCTGTCAGAACTGATCCAGTTCACCCTTAA
- the NUCB2 gene encoding nucleobindin-2 isoform X2, whose amino-acid sequence MKMLTVLPQQCLLLLTCLLMALEAVPIDIDKTKVKAEGHVEGEKVENPDTGLYYDEYLRQVIDVLETDKHFREKLQTADIEEIKSGKLSRELDLVSHHVRTRLDELKRQEVARLRMLIKAKMDSVQDTGIDHQALLKQFEHLNHQNPDTFEPKDLDMLIKAATSDLENYDKTRHEEFKKYEMMKEHERREYLKTLDEEKRKKEESKFEEMKKKHGDHPKVHHPGSKDQLKEVWEEADGLDPNEFDPKTFFKLHDVNNDGFLDEQELEALFTKELEKVYDPKNEEDDMVEMEEERLRMREHVMNEVDINKDRLVTLDEFLRATEKKEFLEPDSWETLDQQQLFTEDELKEFENHISQQEDELRKKAEELQKQKEELQRQHDQLQAQKQELQQVVKQMEQKKLQQGIPPAGPGGELKIQPPAEHKAADAAQHPAGGDQPLPPGHVQEAAVRTDPVHP is encoded by the exons ATGAAGATGTTAactgtgctgccccagcagtgtctgctgctgctgacatgTCTCCTAATGGCCTTGGAAGCTGTACCTATAGACATAGATAAGACGAAAGTCAAGGCAGAAGGCCATGTAGAAGGAGAGAAGGTAGAAAATCCA gatACAGGACTTTATTATGATGAATATCTCAGGCAAGTAATAGATGTCTTGGAAACTGATAAGCATTTCAGGGAGAAACTCCAGACTGCTGACATAGAAGAAATAAAG AGTGGAAAGCTAAGCAGAGAGCTTGATTTAGTCAGCCACCATGTGAGAACACGGCTGGATGAACTAAAGAGACAAGAGGTAGCAAGATTAAGAATGTTAATTAAAGCTAAAATGGATTCTGTTCAAG ACACTGGTATAGACCATCAGGCTCTCCTTAAGCAGTTTGAGCACCTGAACCATCAGAATCCTGACACCTTTGAACCTAAAGACTTGGATATGCTGATCAAAGCA GCTACAAGTGACCTGGAAAACTATGATAAGACTCGCCATGAGGAGTTTAAGAAATATGAGATGATGAAAGAGCACGAGAGGAGAGAGTATTTAAAAACACTGGatgaagaaaagaggaagaaggaagaatcCAAATTTgaggagatgaagaaaaagcatGGAGATCACCCTAAAGTTCACCATCCT GGAAGCAAAGATCAACTGAAAGAGGTGTGGGAAGAAGCAGATGGACTAGATCCTAATGAATTTGAccccaaaacatttttcaaattgCACG ATGTCAATAATGATGGTTTCCTGGATGAGCAAGAATTAGAAGCCCTATTTACTAAAGag ttagAAAAAGTTTATGATCCCAAGAATGAAGAGGATGACATGGTtgaaatggaagaagaaaggctgagaaTGAGAGAACATGTAATGAACGAG GTTGACATCAACAAGGACCGGCTAGTGACTTTGGATGAGTTCCTGCGAGctacagagaaaaaggaatttttggagCCAGATAGCTGGGAG ACACTAGATCAACAGCAGCTCTTCACCGAGGATGAGCTGAAGGAATTCGAAAATcacatttcccagcaggaagATGAACTTAGAAAGAAGGCAGAAGAACTTcagaaacagaaggaagagCTACAGAGGCAGCATGATCAGCTTCAGGCTCAGAAACAAGAGCTTCAGCAG GTTGTAAAACAGATGGAACAAAAGAAACTACAGCAAGGAATTCCTCCTGCAGGACCAGGTGGAGAACTGAAAATCCAACCCC ctgctgagcacaaagctgcagatgcagcacagcacccagcaggagGAGATCAGCCTTTACCACCAGGACACGTGCAAGAAGCAGCTGTCAGAACTGATCCAGTTCACCCTTAA
- the NUCB2 gene encoding nucleobindin-2 isoform X3: MKMLTVLPQQCLLLLTCLLMALEAVPIDIDKTKVKAEGHVEGEKVENPDTGLYYDEYLRQVIDVLETDKHFREKLQTADIEEIKSGKLSRELDLVSHHVRTRLDELKRQEVARLRMLIKAKMDSVQDTGIDHQALLKQFEHLNHQNPDTFEPKDLDMLIKAATSDLENYDKTRHEEFKKYEMMKEHERREYLKTLDEEKRKKEESKFEEMKKKHGDHPKVHHPGSKDQLKEVWEEADGLDPNEFDPKTFFKLHDVNNDGFLDEQELEALFTKELEKVYDPKNEEDDMVEMEEERLRMREHVMNEVDINKDRLVTLDEFLRATEKKEFLEPDSWETLDQQQLFTEDELKEFENHISQQEDELRKKAEELQKQKEELQRQHDQLQAQKQELQQVVKQMEQKKLQQGIPPAGPGGELKIQPRM, from the exons ATGAAGATGTTAactgtgctgccccagcagtgtctgctgctgctgacatgTCTCCTAATGGCCTTGGAAGCTGTACCTATAGACATAGATAAGACGAAAGTCAAGGCAGAAGGCCATGTAGAAGGAGAGAAGGTAGAAAATCCA gatACAGGACTTTATTATGATGAATATCTCAGGCAAGTAATAGATGTCTTGGAAACTGATAAGCATTTCAGGGAGAAACTCCAGACTGCTGACATAGAAGAAATAAAG AGTGGAAAGCTAAGCAGAGAGCTTGATTTAGTCAGCCACCATGTGAGAACACGGCTGGATGAACTAAAGAGACAAGAGGTAGCAAGATTAAGAATGTTAATTAAAGCTAAAATGGATTCTGTTCAAG ACACTGGTATAGACCATCAGGCTCTCCTTAAGCAGTTTGAGCACCTGAACCATCAGAATCCTGACACCTTTGAACCTAAAGACTTGGATATGCTGATCAAAGCA GCTACAAGTGACCTGGAAAACTATGATAAGACTCGCCATGAGGAGTTTAAGAAATATGAGATGATGAAAGAGCACGAGAGGAGAGAGTATTTAAAAACACTGGatgaagaaaagaggaagaaggaagaatcCAAATTTgaggagatgaagaaaaagcatGGAGATCACCCTAAAGTTCACCATCCT GGAAGCAAAGATCAACTGAAAGAGGTGTGGGAAGAAGCAGATGGACTAGATCCTAATGAATTTGAccccaaaacatttttcaaattgCACG ATGTCAATAATGATGGTTTCCTGGATGAGCAAGAATTAGAAGCCCTATTTACTAAAGag ttagAAAAAGTTTATGATCCCAAGAATGAAGAGGATGACATGGTtgaaatggaagaagaaaggctgagaaTGAGAGAACATGTAATGAACGAG GTTGACATCAACAAGGACCGGCTAGTGACTTTGGATGAGTTCCTGCGAGctacagagaaaaaggaatttttggagCCAGATAGCTGGGAG ACACTAGATCAACAGCAGCTCTTCACCGAGGATGAGCTGAAGGAATTCGAAAATcacatttcccagcaggaagATGAACTTAGAAAGAAGGCAGAAGAACTTcagaaacagaaggaagagCTACAGAGGCAGCATGATCAGCTTCAGGCTCAGAAACAAGAGCTTCAGCAG GTTGTAAAACAGATGGAACAAAAGAAACTACAGCAAGGAATTCCTCCTGCAGGACCAGGTGGAGAACTGAAAATCCAACCCCGTATGTGA